A section of the Telopea speciosissima isolate NSW1024214 ecotype Mountain lineage chromosome 3, Tspe_v1, whole genome shotgun sequence genome encodes:
- the LOC122655772 gene encoding probable UDP-arabinopyranose mutase 1 → MAHPATPISPPLKDELDIVIPTIRNLDFLEMWRPFFQPYHLIIVQDGDPTKTIRVPDGFDYELYNRNDVNRILGPKASCIFFKDSACRCFGFLISKKKYIFTIDDDCFVAKDPSGKEINALAQHITNLLTPSTPFFFNTLYDPFREGVDFVRGYPFSFREGVSTAISHGLWLNIPDYDAPTQLVKPHERNTRYVDAVMTIPKGTLFPMCGMNLGFNRELIGPALYFGLMGDGQPIGRYDDMWAGWCVKVICDHLSLGVKTGLPYIWHSKASNPFVNLKKEYKGIYWQEGIIPFFQSVSLPRECTTVQKCYIELSKQVKDKLGHIDPYFVKLGDAMVTWIEAWEELNPPPKATS, encoded by the exons ATGGCACACCCTGCAACTCCGATCTCTCCTCCTCTGAAAGATGAACTGGACATAGTGATCCCAACGATCAGAAACCTCGATTTCTTGGAGATGTGGAGGCCTTTCTTCCAGCCTTACCACCTGATCATCGTCCAAGACGGAGATCCCACCAAAACGATCCGAGTCCCTGACGGCTTTGACTATGAGCTCTACAACCGGAACGACGTCAACCGGATTCTGGGACCCAAGGCCAGCTGCATTTTCTTCAAGGACTCCGCTTGCCGATGCTTTGGCTTTCTTATCTCCAAAAAGAAGTACATCTTCACCATTGACGACGATTGCTTC GTGGCTAAGGATCCGAGCGGGAAGGAGATCAACGCGTTGGCTCAGCACATAACGAACCTATTGACGCCCTCGACGCCCTTCTTCTTCAACACACTGTATGACCCCTTCAGGGAGGGTGTGGACTTCGTTCGGGGATACCCATTCAGCTTCAGAGAAGGTGTCTCCACTGCTATCTCTCATGGCCTCTGGCTCAACATTCCTGACTACGATGCACCCACTCAGCTCGTTAAGCCTCACGAACGTAACACCAG GTACGTGGATGCAGTCATGACAATACCCAAAGGCACCCTGTTCCCAATGTGTGGAATGAACTTGGGTTTTAATAGGGAGCTGATAGGACCTGCTCTGTACTTTGGGCTCATGGGTGATGGCCAACCTATTGGAAGATACGATGACATGTGGGCTGGCTGGTGTGTCAAG GTAATCTGTGATCATTTGAGTCTTGGGGTGAAGACAGGGTTGCCATACATTTGGCACAGCAAGGCAAGCAACCCATTTGTAAACTTGAAGAAAGAATACAAAGGAATCTACTGGCAGGAAGGAATCATCCCATTCTTTCAGTCAGTTTCACTCCCAAGAGAATGTACAACCGTGCAGAAATGCTACATTGAGCTCTCAAAACAGGTGAAGGACAAACTTGGTCACATCGACCCTTACTTTGTGAAGCTGGGAGATGCTATGGTCACATGGATTGAAGCCTGGGAAGAGCTCAACCCACCACCTAAAGCAACATCCTAG